The Malus sylvestris chromosome 8, drMalSylv7.2, whole genome shotgun sequence genomic interval ACGCCGGCTCAGAAAGAGATCTAAACCCTAAAGATATGACAGTGACAGTAGATTTCAAAGATACTTGCATTGCTGGTACATTACCACCGTTCTGCAACTCTTTCGCTATTTCTGATATTATCAAGAACGAAAATTTTATTAAACGAAGAAATTCATCAACATAAAATTACGTAAAAACAGCTTTTAGACGAAGCTGGAAGATGTAAATTCATAGCACTCTCAAACTCTAACTGCAGCTAAAAGGCTACCAGCAGAATCACAAACCAAACTAGCACTCCCACTATAGCTTCTGCTACCAGCAAAACCCAACCCCTAATCCATCGTCTTCTTCTAATTTTTCTACTGAGAAGAAGTAATTTTGACCATGGACTGAGCATGAATTGTTGACAAATTAGACTGACAAAAGTTTTAGCCAAATCTGCTGCTTCTCCGGCTGCTCCTCATCATTTTCCCGCAACTTCTCTTCATTCTCCCGCAGCTGCTTCTCTCGCCTCAGGCAGCCGAATTCAACAAATCTgcacccattttcaccaaagaaaCCAGCCCATAATCCTTCATTCCTTCAAGCCCCTGAAAATCGGTACCAAAATCCCATTTTCGGTAACAAGGTTAACAAGAAAAATGGCATGTCCAACGTCAAAACTCAAGAGAACATTTTGGTTTCATAGTATATACCATCTTGGCGACACAAGATGCGATGGCAATGGCAGCTTTGGCTCTGACTCTAGGGTTGCCATGGGAAGCGTAAGCTCGGAGCTTCTGAAGCAGAGGAAGAGGGGTCAAGGACTGCACCATTGAGCTTAGTGCCCTGTCTGCTTCTTCACACACAAAACGTTTGTCTTGAGATGCCTTGAGCAGCAATTGCAGCAGCTGTGAACCCATTGAACAATCCAAGCCGTTCATTAGaacataaaaaaatgaaaatgaaattgttGTCAAACGATCCCTAAattcaagaaaacaagaaaagttTGGGTACACACCAATTGGCCAAATGCATTAGAGGCTCAAGTAAACCATCACCAAAGGCGATGAAGACGTCGGAAGAAGCCATAATCGAGGTCTTGATTAAGGCACTTCTCGGATTCTTCATTGCCTTCACCAGCACCACTACAACATTCTCTCTGTACAAACAAAAATGACGTCGTTTTAGTGGACTTGTTACAGCAGAGAATCGAATGTTGGAACTAAGAAGAAAAGCACTCACAGAGTAGGAGCCAGAAGAGCAGAGTGGTGGATTGCAAAATGCCTAACATTGTTCAGAGACTCACACACCTTCACCCAATCCTTTGATTCCAATCCCTCACTCAAGCTCtgaaatttcaaataaattacTTTAATACACAGGTGAAGGGAGTCGAATTCGCGTGCCAGGGACATCCAATGAGATAGAGAATTACCTGGATCTTGAGATCTGCGTCCTGCATCCACAAGTATCTAGTCAAATGCAAGTACCTGTGGAACTTGAAAAATTATGAGAAGGGATACGTATGAGTTGCAAATAGAACACTTGCTGCACAAGATCCTTACatgaatgtttgttttgagAATTCAGAATCACCGAAATCGAAAATCTGCCAGAAGCACATCAAcaagaaaaatggaaaagaaaaaaagccaATATCTGCCAGAAAAAAATGCATATTTCACCCAGCTATTGTGCATATCATGCATGCACGTCATTCACCCAGCTTTTGTTTACCTTACTATGTACAAGTACAACACAGTAGAATCCAATATTTTAAAAGTTACAACCCGAACATTCAattcatcaaaacattttatcaAATGTGAATCAGAGGAATAACATGTTGGCATGCTCCCTAAAGTCATGACTCTTTTTGCAGATACATGTACAGAATTTCAGTAACTCCATTTGAAGTCATGAAGCTATTACCTCCACAGAGTGCCTTCAATCCTGTTAAGAAATTGATGGGACGAAGACCCTTCAGGAAAAAAAATCTCTTGTTGCCCAATATTTGCTCCATCAGCGTGAATGGATGAGAAGGCACCTTGTGTCAGTTGTGTGTCACCACTCATTGAGTACGACACATCTAAATCCCTCCAGTAAATTGCATGACACACGATTTTACCATGATCTTGATGCATGCTGAGACTTTGCAGTTTCTCGAAGAACAGCACCAACAATTCCTGCCTGCTCAAGGCATTCAGCCTTGTGCAAGGCATCCAACAGAACAACACATGTCTTGGAATGAATATTACAACCTTTCCGCCGAGTTTCCTCAAAAAGTGTATACGCGTCCATTGCCCTTTCTGCATTGCTCAACCCTTCTATCATAGCATTATAACAAGCAGAATCGGGAATGCCACCACTGGCCTTAAACTTCTCAAAAAGCCCACTAGCATCCCTTATGTTCCCAGCCCTTGTAAGTCCAGAGATCATGGTAGTGTAGGTGATTGTATTAGGGTTTAACCCTTGTTTCTTCATCTCTTGCCAGTATACAAAAGCCTTATTGAATTTTCTAACCCTACAAAGACCATTTATGAGAATGCTATACGTTACATGGTTGGGTGTACATTTCATATCTTTCATCGATTGAAAGCAGACAATTGCTTCATCAATTTCACCAGCTTTCACAAGTCCATCAAGCAAGCTATTATATGTGTAAACGTTAGGTGACAAACCTTTCTGCATCAACTCTTCCATGATTAGATATGCTTCATCTATTCTACCTACCTTCCCAAACCCATCAACAAGACTACTATAAATGATTACATTCAGTTCTACTCCTTTTGACTTAGCTTCTTCAAAAAGCATGTATGCTTCATCAAGCCTGTCAATCTTGGCAAGACCATCAATGACAGAACCATAAGTAACGACGGTGGGTTGGTGACCCTTAGTTTTCATTTCCTCCAGAAGCTGGTATGCTTTATTCACCTTTCCCCTTTTGCAGAATCCATCAATGATGGCGTTGTAAGCACGGGTGTCCAATACACAGCCTTGATCTTTCATCGCATAGTATAATTCATATGTTTGATGTGCAAAGCCTGCTTTTACAAGGCCATGAATTAAGATTGAATAACTCCGCACATCCGGAATGAATCCTTGAGTCTTAATCTCCTCAAACAAAGATCTACCTTTTTCAATTTCACCGGCCTTTAAAACACAATCCATATAGGTATTAAGAAGCATGAGATCAGGAGAACAGCCCCTACGCTGCATTTCTTTGTATATTTTGTGACCATCCTCCTTCCTGCCACATTTGAAGAAGTTCCTGATGAGGGATGTGTATACAATGGCATTTGGAGTCTGATCAGCGTCCAGCATCTTTTCATAAAGCCTATAGGCATCATCTACTCTTCCTTGTTTTCCCAAGCCATCTATAAGAGAACAAAATGTAACTGCATCTGGTGTGCAGACTTTGTGATCCATTCCTTCAAATATAGAACAAGCATCATCAAGTTTTTGAGCTTTACAGAGTCGATCAATCATTATGTTTACAGTCATAACATTAGGATATAAGCCAGCTTCTTTCATGGCATCCCGAACCTGCAGAGCATCCTTGAGGTTACCAGCCTTACAAAGCATGTCTATTAGAATGTTATAAGTTGGAAGATTGGGAGCTGCATCTTTCTTCATCTCATCAAAAACCCTTAATGCTTCTACTGCTCGTCTCTTCTTCCCTAGGCAGGTGAGAACACAGTTATATGCAATCACACTCGGAATGCACCCCCTTCTTCTTTGCCTCTCAAACAAGCTGTATGCTTCCTCAAACCTTCCAGCAGAGCCATAGCCCATGATCATGGTGTTATACGCATACACACAAGGTACTTTCCTATGTCTGTCCATCTCCTCAAATAGCTCCACTGCTTCGTCTAGTCTCGCAGCTTGGCAGAGAACTCCTATCATGCTAGTATATGTCACATCATCAGGCACCAAGCCATGCATTCTCATTTCATGAAAGAATTTCCAGGCCATATCCACCTTACCGACCTTGCCAAAGCAATCTATACAGACATTATAAAGGACAACATCTGCACTAAAAGAGTTGCTCTTCATCTCATCCAACAAGGAGAGGGCAGCATCAACTCGTCCTTCCTTGGCAAATACACGAATAATGGTTGTAAATAAATGCACAGTAACTTCATAACCTAGCTCCTGCATTTGATGAAAGAGAGTCAACATGAGATCAGATTCAGGAACTGTAGACAAAGCCCCAATAAGAGTTGTATAGGCTGAAAATGCTGGGCGGAATTTGAATTTCCTCATTGTTTGCAGTAGATTGAAACCATCTTTCAGCTTCTGTGACCTCATACAGCTCACAACTAACTCAATACATGTGGTATTAAATGGGCCAATTCCTGCTACACTCATTTCTTCCAGGACCTGTTCCAAATAATTAAGATTTCTACTCCTGGCCATGACCATGAGAAGTGAATTGTATGCTTCGGGACAGTGTGCTTGGTCCGTTTGTTTCTCACACCACCGAAAATAATTAAGTGCTAAACTGACATCTTTCAACCTCCTTAAAACTCCAATAACTGATTCTGATTGAGGTGTTTTGTCAAGCGCCGATAGAGCATTCTCAAGAGTGGGTCCCCAAGGACCACACTCCAAGACTCGGCACACATCATCAACTACTTGTCTCACATCAATCAAAGACACAACTTTCTCTTCAGACAGAGGCTCATTTGACAAGGATGAAAACCTTTTGGAAAATGTGTAAATGTTCAAATGAAAGCCACGTCGTATCCCTGCAACTGCAACAAGGAAAAAGATCAAGCAAACAGTAATAACTGACGAACATCATTTAAGCCAAAGAGACTTGTGAATATATTATCTATCTGATCAATGTATATACCAAAGTCCAAAAAACTTCACTCAATCGAGAATAAACAATCTATGCGAGTCAAGATTACCTTGTTGTCTTAGGAGCATCTTGACAAATGCATGCCCAATCTAACACCGTGTATGCTCTTTGCCTTCCAAATATCTAATTCAATAAGTTTAAGACATAACCCATGTCAGAAAACCGCTACTTAAACATCACACAGCGTAAGCTAAGTTGTGTAAACATTGGGACATAAATAGTAAACACCAAAAGCGCAATCCAGTAAGCAAATAAAAACAACATCTGCCGATAGTAAACACCAAAAGCGCAATCCAGTAAGCAAAGAACGTCCCACGCTTCCTAAAATTTTAACGTGCAAACCCATATGAATGCTTAGGAACTAGGAACCAATGATCTATATTTGAGATTTTGCATgcatttttcaaatttgatgaGAAAGCATGAGAAAATTGGAATTAATTCATTGGTGAGGGCCGAGCTTTGATTGCGGAAACGCGAAATTCCGAACATTTCAGAGTACAAAATAGCACGCAATCAACCGAAGAACAAATTCTGACAGATGTAGAGTTCAGAAAAATTCATAGAAAATAGGGCAGATGTAGACTTGATAACCCAGTTGCTAGTTGacggaattttcaatttttaacagATGTAGAGTTCAGAAAAATTCATAGAAAATAGGGCAGGAACACAGAGCATAACTTTCAATGTTTTCAACTGTAGGGCAGGAACATACAAATATCAACAAGTAAAAACAACAAATTTTCTTCAAGAATAAGTTCGCATTGTATGATATAAATCTCCAGTACAAGCGGTCAAAAAAGAAGACACACAGCATAATAGACACATTTGACAAAAGTGTAATCCTCACTATAATGGTGATCTGTTAGACAACTACCAAACCAAGTTTGCAGGAGAATTCTTGAAGAAGACGATGAAACGGCGTCGTAGAGGGGTGTGCTGAATCGCAAGAGACGAGGGAACGGCGCATGACAAATCAGAAGCACAGTTCACAGATCAGAAGCAGCGCAGAGCTTTATAAGAAATTATCCTTTACCTAAACCCTATGATAAATCAGTAGCAGACcttctaaaaaaaaagaatagagaAGTAATCAaacttctctctcaatttttcttgtttcctccacaaaccctaatttttttccCCAATTAATTTTTTCCCAATTAATTTTTTCCACAAACCATATCACCTTCCCCAATTAATTTTTTCCCCACCCTCCATCCCCAATTTTTTTCCCGACACCCATACCCTCATCCCTTTGCTCTTCCCACCCCTCTTTCCCTCTCAATCTCCCATCcccaaatttaaaaatccaaacagataaataacaaaattttaCAAGAGAAGCTTACCAAAGGAAGGACGCCGAGCCGGAGAAACCTGGAGAACGAGAGAGATCGCTGGTTTTCTGGTTCACGTATTGCGAGAGTCTGCTGAAGGCAAGAGGAAAGGAGGGCAATTTTGGGTTattgaaaaattcattaaacGCACCATTATTCACCCGTGTTTTAAAAAATAAGCTGGTTTttggaagctgctatttgcagcttcagGTTTTGGGCTTATTTTCACCCCAAACTTTGAAATAAAGTTGATTttgaaagtttaccaaacataaaaaatcctCCCGGTTTTTTTTCATaccagctttttttttaatcacctcaatcccaaactgcacctaaatcctttttttttaccacatgagCTATCTTCCAACTACCCTATCACCACGAAgactattaatccaattaagtctctctttttttt includes:
- the LOC126632169 gene encoding pentatricopeptide repeat-containing protein At3g06920-like isoform X1, with translation MLLRQQVAGIRRGFHLNIYTFSKRFSSLSNEPLSEEKVVSLIDVRQVVDDVCRVLECGPWGPTLENALSALDKTPQSESVIGVLRRLKDVSLALNYFRWCEKQTDQAHCPEAYNSLLMVMARSRNLNYLEQVLEEMSVAGIGPFNTTCIELVVSCMRSQKLKDGFNLLQTMRKFKFRPAFSAYTTLIGALSTVPESDLMLTLFHQMQELGYEVTVHLFTTIIRVFAKEGRVDAALSLLDEMKSNSFSADVVLYNVCIDCFGKVGKVDMAWKFFHEMRMHGLVPDDVTYTSMIGVLCQAARLDEAVELFEEMDRHRKVPCVYAYNTMIMGYGSAGRFEEAYSLFERQRRRGCIPSVIAYNCVLTCLGKKRRAVEALRVFDEMKKDAAPNLPTYNILIDMLCKAGNLKDALQVRDAMKEAGLYPNVMTVNIMIDRLCKAQKLDDACSIFEGMDHKVCTPDAVTFCSLIDGLGKQGRVDDAYRLYEKMLDADQTPNAIVYTSLIRNFFKCGRKEDGHKIYKEMQRRGCSPDLMLLNTYMDCVLKAGEIEKGRSLFEEIKTQGFIPDVRSYSILIHGLVKAGFAHQTYELYYAMKDQGCVLDTRAYNAIIDGFCKRGKVNKAYQLLEEMKTKGHQPTVVTYGSVIDGLAKIDRLDEAYMLFEEAKSKGVELNVIIYSSLVDGFGKVGRIDEAYLIMEELMQKGLSPNVYTYNSLLDGLVKAGEIDEAIVCFQSMKDMKCTPNHVTYSILINGLCRVRKFNKAFVYWQEMKKQGLNPNTITYTTMISGLTRAGNIRDASGLFEKFKASGGIPDSACYNAMIEGLSNAERAMDAYTLFEETRRKGCNIHSKTCVVLLDALHKAECLEQAGIVGAVLRETAKSQHASRSW
- the LOC126632169 gene encoding pentatricopeptide repeat-containing protein At3g06920-like isoform X2, with product MLLRQQVAGIRRGFHLNIYTFSKRFSSLSNEPLSEEKVVSLIDVRQVVDDVCRVLECGPWGPTLENALSALDKTPQSESVIGVLRRLKDVSLALNYFRWCEKQTDQAHCPEAYNSLLMVMARSRNLNYLEQVLEEMSVAGIGPFNTTCIELVVSCMRSQKLKDGFNLLQTMRKFKFRPAFSAYTTLIGALSTVPESDLMLTLFHQMQELGYEVTVHLFTTIIRVFAKEGRVDAALSLLDEMKSNSFSADVVLYNVCIDCFGKVGKVDMAWKFFHEMRMHGLVPDDVTYTSMIGVLCQAARLDEAVELFEEMDRHRKVPCVYAYNTMIMGYGSAGRFEEAYSLFERQRRRGCIPSVIAYNCVLTCLGKKRRAVEALRVFDEMKKDAAPNLPTYNILIDMLCKAGNLKDALQVRDAMKEAGLYPNVMTVNIMIDRLCKAQKLDDACSIFEGMDHKVCTPDAVTFCSLIDGLGKQGRVDDAYRLYEKMLDADQTPNAIVYTSLIRNFFKCGRKEDGHKIYKEMQRRGCSPDLMLLNTYMDCVLKAGEIEKGRSLFEEIKTQGFIPDVRSYSILIHGLVKAGFAHQTYELYYAMKDQGCVLDTRAYNAIIDGFCKRGKVNKAYQLLEEMKTKGHQPTVVTYGSVIDGLAKIDRLDEAYMLFEEAKSKGVELNVIIYSSLVDGFGKVGRIDEAYLIMEELMQKGLSPNVYTYNSLLDGLVKAGEIDEAIVCFQSMKDMKCTPNHVTYSILINGLCRVRKFNKAFVYWQEMKKQGLNPNTITYTTMISGLTRAGNIRDASGLFEKFKASGGIPDSACYNAMIEGLSNAERAMDAYTLFEETRRKGCNIHSKTCVVLLDALHKAECLEQAGIVGAVLRETAKSQHASRSW